A genomic stretch from Erigeron canadensis isolate Cc75 chromosome 9, C_canadensis_v1, whole genome shotgun sequence includes:
- the LOC122583678 gene encoding PAN domain-containing protein At5g03700: MVELTQIYMFIIIIVIIFISQPIFAKEQELLKGFTATPDSSVKSFQPLLSDSLGNYSFGFVRVDQTQLALAVIHVQSLEQVWIAGKSPLAKWSSDIRLLFNGSLVVSDKRVGVLWSSYTDGDRVWLSNTSNLLIESSGDQKLMLWQSFDFPYNTLMENQNFTSTMTLVSSNGMYSMKLGPDFIGFYAKYDANSNSDQGHLYFQHNPMEAKAQVMKGQGPIRAMVSPDGFLGMYQNGSTPVDVLPFSSFQQPGKGNRRVRLEPDGNLVGYYWARSSWLVDFKLISNQCDLPSSCGPYGLCQPGKGCSCLDNRTDYESGQCVTGENKLSNDNFCQTKYGILRRTGVELPNKEIMAYTIMSSLEKCESTCEQKCTCWGAVYSNTSGFCYIIDYPIQSIVEVLDVTKMGYFKVRAGHGKDNTLVGLWVGLGLLCGLVLLLLGVGGMYLYKRENRGVKGYVEEDGMNGGVGPYKNLGTSSFKSIELSER; encoded by the coding sequence AGAGTTATTGAAAGGCTTCACAGCCACCCCTGATTCATCAGTGAAGTCATTTCAGCCTTTACTGAGTGACTCACTTGGTAACTACTCGTTCGGCTTTGTCCGAGTTGATCAAACTCAGCTAGCTCTTGCAGTGATCCATGTTCAATCGCTAGAGCAAGTTTGGATCGCAGGAAAGAGTCCATTGGCTAAATGGTCATCCGATATTCGTTTGTTGTTTAATGGCAGTCTTGTGGTTTCGGATAAACGGGTAGGGGTATTATGGTCAAGTTATACCGATGGGGATCGAGTTTGGTTATCTAACACGTCTAATTTGTTGATAGAAAGTAGTGGAGACCAAAAACTAATGTTATGGCAAAGTTTTGACTTTCCCTATAATACCCTTATGGAGAATCAAAATTTCACTAGTACCATGACACTAGTTTCTTCGAATGGGATGTATTCGATGAAGCTTGGACCCGATTTTATTGGGTTCTATGCCAAATATGATGCAAATTCGAACTCGGATCAGGGTCATCTTTACTTTCAACATAATCCAATGGAAGCCAAAGCTCAAGTTATGAAAGGTCAGGGTCCTATCCGGGCAATGGTTAGTCCGGATGGATTTTTAGGTATGTATCAAAATGGGTCAACTCCTGTTGATGTATTGCCTTTTAGTAGTTTCCAACAACCTGGGAAAGGTAACCGTCGAGTTCGATTAGAACCCGATGGTAACCTGGTTGGGTATTATTGGGCGAGATCATCCTGGCTCGTAGATTTCAAGCTAATCTCGAACCAGTGTGATCTACCTAGCTCATGTGGACCTTATGGTCTATGCCAGCCTGGCAAAGGATGTTCTTGTTTAGATAACCGTACAGATTACGAATCTGGACAATGTGTCACGGGAGAGAATAAACTTTCTAATGACAACTTTTGTCAGACAAAATATGGCATTTTGAGACGAACCGGAGTCGAGCTACCAAACAAAGAGATAATGGCTTACACGATCATGAGTTCGTTAGAAAAATGTGAAAGTACATGTGAGCAAAAATGCACGTGTTGGGGTGCGGTGTATAGTAACACATCCGGATTTTGCTACATTATAGATTACCCCATACAATCAATAGTTGAGGTACTAGATGTGACCAAAATGGGTTATTTTAAGGTGAGGGCTGGTCATGGAAAAGACAATACGTTAGTGGGGTTATGGGTTGGATTAGGATTATTATGTGGGTTAGTTCTGTTATTATTGGGAGTTGGAGGGATGTATTTATACAAGAGGGAAAATAGAGGGGTGAAAGGGTATGTAGAGGAAGATGGGATGAATGGTGGGGTGGGTCCATATAAAAATTTGGGTACATCAAGTTTTAAGTCTATAGAGTTAAGTGAGAGGTGA